GATAGATATAAGACCTAACCATGGTGATAATGATGTGATGGTAGAATTTGGAAATACAAACAAAGGACCTGGAATGCACGAGTGAACTAGCGAAACAATAACACAAGAGGAGCATAAATCATCCAATCCTAAAGAAAACgtggcaaaaaaaaatagagcacACTACTAACCATAGCATCACttgataaaatttcaaagagtATTCCAATAGTGAAAGGCAAATAAATAGCTGAAAATGACATGCTTCTTGCACATGAATCATTTAAAACCGGAATCTGAATAAGTATCAAATTCTATGAATAAGCAAACACAAACTTTCCAATGGCACGCAAAAGTAAAGATCAAAGCATGGCAGAGCCACTACAATCAACAAAGCTTAGCACTCCATAGCAGAGATTCCTTAGCTGGGATTCCCAATATTAAGCCCAGCAACTGTTCGAAGAAATGCGcatgaaataatataagtatAGAGAAGCAGGAGCAGAAGAGTAATTTACTGGTTTCAACAATATCACGGTGAGCGGCGACGTCGGCTAGAGAATGAGGGCGGTACTTCTCGACCCACGGAGTGGCTTTCGAGTCCGGTGGAGCAGCTGAAACGACAACATTTTTGCCCTTGCTGTTGAGCTTCAGAGAGTGGCTGTTGTCGTTGTCGTTGTCGTCGTCGATGTCCATGAGCGAAACCACCTCTGCCATTTCTCCAGAGACAAGACGACACCGTTTGTGCTGCTTTTCGGACTTGTGCaattccttctctctctctctctcttatgGTGGCATGCGCCGGGCAGTGGAACTGCCTCCTGTAGATTATGCTCCAGTCTCTGCAGTGAAGTCGTGAGTTTAAATAGTTAGGAGTAGCGGGTTCAGTTTAACTAGCAGTCCTCAACGAGACGCGAGTTTTCCTCGGTTTCTAGAATTGGATAAAATATGAGGGTACAGAACCACAGAGGAAGCCCACCCGCATATTTGGCGCCAATCttatttggaatttttcttttttggagttgactatttttttcagaatcactactttatatatagtaaaaaatgaattttattctctgacataatatttacaaattataatggtTGTTCATTTTTGACTTAAAAGTGTAAATATACACAAAATGTTGTTGATGACCAGTCTAGCCAAGGGGTGAGCAAATATTTCTGTAAACGGGAAAAAGGCAGGATGATATCCAACAACACAAAGATAATATGTTTGGAATAATGCCCTCAATATTCACCACTATGTGCAAAACATTCCCATGTATTATATACTAAATCTTACAACAGCACAGAATTACATATATGCTATGCTACTGAATTAGGCATTATTGCTGCTTTTACTTTCTGCCTTGCCTCCTCCAGAAACCAAAACTTGCATGCCATACTTGTTCCAACATACCATCATTGGCAGCATAAGGCAGACAAATATCACCATCCGTGCTGTTAatagataaacaaaaaatccTGGTGAGGATTGCCTCCAGCCCACTAAAGctgaaaccaaacaaaaacaatataattggTCACGACTTTGGAAGCCTGTCGCAGTTTGCTGGAGCCCATCCGATCTGCTGTCTCTCATTGTCGTAGATCACCAGTCTATCTTGCAGGGAAATGTCTGCACGCACGTTGAATGTGGTTTTTGCAATCAGATTGCTAGAAAGGAGCATTTTATACATGCAGTGGGAGTTGTGTATAAATTCCTACCTCCTATCACATTGATATTTCCTAGTCCAACCTCGCCACCGTCCAAGATGCCTAAGCAGACATTGCCATGTTCCTGAATCAAGACAACACCAATTCAAGCTTTCTGAAATACTACTGGTGTCTTCCAATATTGAAAAGAGCCAGGCAGGTAAAGATATACGCTCACCGTGACGATAAGATAAGATTCTGGGCGCAGCTGAAGATGAATGTTCTTAGCGTTTGTGAAGTTCAATACCAAAGGCTTGAAGTAGTTAACCACATCACGAATGGATTTGAAGGGTTTAGCACCTTTCCAGCACACAGGAAGGCTTCTGTCCTCCACTGCATCTTTCAGTTGCTTCCCATTTAAGTCCCCTTTTATCTGAAAAAATGAAACCTTTGTTAGCTCATATATGCGGATCAAACAACTTTCAAGAAACCATAGACATACTAAAATCTCACCAGAGACACTAGGCCTTTGTATGCTTGAGAGCTGAAGTAGGTGTAAGTGCTTCCACTATCAAAGACTATTGGGAGGCCTTTAACATTAGTAGCTTGACCACCAAATTGGAGGTCGGCTGGTCCTAAGGAGTAGTATTTCCTAAAGAAGAAGCAGAACACAGTAAGCAATTGATATACAAAAgcttaataaataaagtgatGAAGACTTACGATTGGCTCAATATAGGCTTCCATACAATCCCTGACTTAGGGAGAAAATCGTCTCCAAAGAAAAGGAACCCTCCACCCTTTCCACTTAAACAGTGGCCGACTATATTCCGTGTCAGGCCCATATCTCGCAGCTGCGCTAAAATGCTTGATTTTCCAATGCCAAGGCCAAGGACACCATCAACATAAGGTAGATGAGCTGAATCTGGAACTTCTTGATTGTACCCACATCTATATATTACCAAGTAACCAATCAGTAATCAACTGAATTGGACAAATCGGTGACATTTTTTTACAGCCTGAAAAGTTAAAGACTAGAATTCAAGAGATCAGCAGGTGCCTCACCCAAATGCTAGCAGTGGAGCTACCACACTACCATTGGTAAATTTAAGAGGAAACGAGTCCTTGACCAGAACACCTAAAGACGAACCATGGTCAGCGTAATCAACCTCATAATCACATTGCTCCTGTGACGCATGACAATCATGGATTCCGGGCCCATGAAGGGAGGCACATAAAGGATCCTGACACATGATAAGGTTTCTTTTCGGTTTGTAAAGACTGTGAGGGGCCTGCAAATACATTACAGCAAGAGGATCAGCATATCTCTGAAGATCATACAACGATTAACTGAGTCGAGGCAAAAGTTTACTGGTGTGCATTTCGTGCAAGGTGCATCACACTGTAGCCAAGTGAGGTCACTGCCAGTATCTATATCCAAAAAGTAAGGTTTAGGAGGTTGGCCGACGTTTATTGTCACATGATAGTACCTACAACAAAGAATGAGCATCAACAATCTGCTTTAcagcaaaaatgaaaatttgatgacAGAAAccagataaaaacaaattccaaAACAAGATGGCATTTGTTAATAATCACAAGAGGTACTACTTGAGAGAACAAAAAATGGTTGATTAGTCATTGTCCCACTGATGTCAGGGCTAAACAAGTTGAATGAACAGAATTACTTAATAAACTCAGTatcagtaaaaaaaatttccagaTCACCATAGCAAGACACGGTAAAGGTGCAAAGTCAGGGGGGGAAATATAACAAAGATCCAAATTTCATACATGATGAGGTAAATAATTTCACAAGTCCTAAAAAGAGAAGACAAAAACAGTGTCCTGAACATTAATCCTCCAAACATccacagaaaaaaaaaatacaaattaaagatTAAGATAATCATCGATCACATTCACTCAAAATCCCAGCTAAAACCACAACCAAACATCaatcaagaaattcaagaatacAAAACTCAGAAACACGCAGCCAAACATGTAtttacaaacaaacaaacccCATCAAGATTCTCAATCCCAACAAACAAGtaaaagaatcaagaaaatcagaGAAACGAGTGCCCACACCCTTTAGGATAAACATTTCCAGAGACGGGGAAAATCACAGAGGACCCAGAGGCTTTCGCAGATTTTAGCTGCTTCTGAGGCTGATAGGCAGCAGCTGCAATCCATGTCAAAAGGAACAACACCACTGCTCTCAAGTACATCTTTTGATGCATATTCCCCCGATGGGTTTGATCACTTTTTAAAAGGGATTTTGCAATCGCTCAGGATAGAGCagaaaacaaatagaaaaagacTCATACGATGActgcccaaaaaaaaaaggcaaaaaacaCAACACTGTCGGGACGCCTCTCTTCGAGTCTAGTCTTCACTGAGTGTGTTGGTAGAGAGAAATGGCAGCAGTTGAAAATTCCACgtgtatatatgaatttctGCTTCTTGGAAGTTTCTCTTGGCATACGCGGTTGTAAAACGTTAGACGCGTTTTGACTATAGAGActcacaaattatattatatgataaaataatattttgttatttgaattataacgattatattttgatatttaaattttttttattaatttattatttaagtttttcaaaatttatactttatcatatatgatcagtttttgctaatttttttattgaaaaagttCATATGTTGACAACTCTTAAATACAACATGTACAATGGTAACTGGGTTTTGGATCGGGCTCTTTCAGACTGTTCCGTGCTTGTCAAGATCCAATCCGACCCATTGTATATCTTGAATTGTAATTGAGCGTTTCTTATCCGAAAGGTAATTGTTGGAGGGTTGGcctcagaaaaaaataaaataaaattatgaggtataaaaattaatattttaaattgttctGCAAACTCTAAAATAAGTAGTTGTTAGGTGtcattttattgtaattcatACGAAACTATTTTAGTATAAACTAATTCTAAATAATATGAATAGTACACAATCACAATTTAACAGGTGATGAATTGTTGTATTAAATTAGatgatcattttaaaaataatatatatattttacatgaTAGAAATTGATTCTAAgacattttgaaaaaagaaaataatagcTTTGATTCCGGGACATAGATAATATACATACCGACTTttctatttatgtaaaaaaaacacaattaaataaaatgtatttttatttctagaaAACACGAATAGATAAATTTGGGTTTGAATCCTAAAATATCTCACtcatgataaaagaaaaataatatgatgaaTGTCAAGGGTCGAAAATTGTAATCCAACCaaatacaatgaattatatagtaaatagAAATTGATCACTTTCGTTGAACTATAAACTCGTCGGCtgaccaatataaattaatattttatataattagattgaatttctaaaaaaaaaaaatcaatataatctTAAAATGGATAAGTAATGGGACAGGTAAGAAGGTAAAGATGAGCTGCTCTTGCAAACTTTCTCAACTGTTGGAGCTAATAAAAGGCCTCGGAAGGCGCTCTGTGTTAGGCTAGCCATCCATCCCATATatcattctctctctcaatctctctctcagAAAGATATCATCATTCATACCTTCCATGGGGGAACATTCAAGATCACATTCCCAGGATCTGTTTCATGTTCTAGGCTTTGGGAGATTTTGCAAGGCATGCAAATCGTTTCTTTTCAAATGCTATCCAGAGAAGCATTTTCTGCTTTTCAGGAAATCAGGAAGCAAGAACAAGCACAGATCAACTGAGGATGATATCAAGGTGAGTTTTATGTATAGATTCatcatatgattttatttgatatgatgCAAAAATAAGATCCATTGTTCATATCATGCACTTATCCGATCCGCAGAccaataattacagaaatcgAGAGCTTGAAAACAGGAAAGCAGACGATACAGATGACATGCAAGAAGTGCATGATTCAGGGCGCGTTGGCGTTGGTTCTCCGCCGCGTTCGTACACGCGCAGGAGTTGCGACGATCACATGACGAGATCGCCTCAATGGAACCCTGTGGTCTTGACGAGTACATGTCCGTCACCTGTGTCCCAAGTTCCAAGCAGAGGACCGCAGCCAGCCAAAGCATCCCTTTCGAGGACGAAGAGCCAGAGAAATAGCATGGAGGCACCAAGCAAGAAACCGCAGGCAGCCAAAGCATCCCTTTCGAGGACAAGGAGCCAGAGGAACAGCATGGAGGCACCATCGGCTGCCTTATCTCGCTCGTTTTCTAGATGCACCAGCAGACCGGGCGCAACCCCCATCCTGTATTCTAACTCAAATGGGCTCCTAAAACCGCCCGCAATGGAGCAGCAGCTTGATTGCACGCTTGAGGAGCTCTGTTTCGGTTGCatcaagaagatgaagatcACAAGAGATGCAGTTACAGACGAGGGGTAATGATAAATACTTCACTGTTATTAGTAGTGCAATTTGTTCACAATGTAAAGCCTCTGATACCAAGATAAGAAACTTACAATTTCTGTGATTCTACTGGCAGGCAAATGGTAGAGGAGGATGAAGTTCTTACGATAAAAGTGAAGCCAGGATGGACAAAAGGTACAAAGATAACATTCGAAGGCATGGGAGACGAAATACCTGGCACTGATCCTGCAGATGTAATATTTGTAGTAGCTGAGAAAGACCACCCTTTGTTCAGGAGACAAGACGATGATTTAGAACTGGAAGTTGAAATTCCATTGGTTGGCGCTCTAACCGGTTGCACTCTTTCAGTCCCGTTGTTAGGCGGGCAGACAATGAGCTTGACGATCGATGATATAGTCCACCCTGGTTATGAGAAGATTATAGCAGAACAGGGCATGCCAAAGCAAAATGAGCCAGCAACAAGAGGAAACTTGGTGATCACATTTTCAGTCAAGTTCCCAGAGGAATTGACAGAAGAACAGAGATCTGATGCTGCTAATATTTTACATCATACTTGTTAATCAaggtttctttttcctttttttgccATACTTGTAATAGATTTAGCATACTAAAGCAATTCAGTGTAGAAACAGGCATCTGGGATTTGGAATTTTAAGGAATTCAAACAATTNNNNNNNNNNNNNNNNNNNNNNNNNNNNNNNNNNNNNNNNNNNNNNNNNNNNNNNNNNNNNNNNNNNNNNNNNNNNNNNNNNNNNNNNNNNNNNNNNNNNNNNNNNNNNNNNNNNNNNNNNNNNNNNNTTAACTCTGTGGCTCTTTTACTGCTTATCTGAATTTGAATCTTGGCAAAAGGTTGGTATTGAAGAAGATCTACAAGACTAAGCAGACACAAGCCTTTCCCACTTCTTTTAAGGACAACTCTACCATAATTAGATATTCGTGCATGCAGTGCTGCATAATTGGAGATGGCTCATACATTTCTTTGCATTTACAAGAAACCGTTCGAACAAAGAGTTGGAAAGTCTTCAGCTGCTGCATTAGACAGGATTCTAAACCCATGTTACTAGCCCCACAGGCAGATTGTCCCCATTATACTCTTAATCACAAGAGAAATGTTATGAAAATGCTGTCACAAAAAGGAAGCTTTTGCGCATGCATTCAACCGATAAGCGCATTGGACACTTCTTATTTGTGTGACTGATTTGGTCGAGATTCACAATTCTCTGATAACAAACCATCTAGCAAAGTGCACAACAAAATTAGGCTAAAAAATGCTTAGTTCTGCAGCTGCGGAGAATGAAAtagattatttgattttatacaTTGGATATTCAAATGAGTTATAGTACTCAGATTACACCAAGTACAGAAGTTTTTAGCCTTTGTGCTTGCATTAGAATGGCTAAAAACATCTGAAAACAGAAATGGACCTACTTAGCCACAACACATCAACTAATCATGGGATTACAGCCCCCACAAACTCGCATAACATAGATTAAGACATATTACTTCATAGTTGAAGCATTCATAAATTGGTACACACGTATAGCctataattcaataaatctCACCAACCAATCAAAGCACGGAGAATGCGGATTATACTGCCACTTAACATGGCTTGCAGAAATTTTAGCTTCCCAGGGGTGTATGGTGGGTATCTTGCAGCTGGATCCCCAGAAAATCCACGTTGTAAAACTGACTTTTTATGGCTGAAAGCATCAAAAGAGAATTTCCCATGGTATGATCCCATTCCACTTTCTCCTACACCTCCGAATGGCAAAGTCGGCTCTAAAGCCTGCACCAATGAATTTGTTAGTATGACTCAGGTCCATCAAGTTGTATTTTCTTCCGTGAGCTATATGTGCGTCCATATAACTTGACCTCATGCCAGTTTATGTGCAAGCATAAAAAGCTATTGTAAGTATTAGAACTTCCCAGAAAGACTTACATGTAGAGCTATCTCATTAATGGCGATGCCCCCTGCAGAGACGCTTCTAATGAATTCTTCCTTGAGCTTTTTGTCATTTGTGAATAGATATGCAGCAAGAGGCTTTTCTTTAGCTTTAATCAGGGTAATAGAATCCTCGATTTTGTTGACCTTTATATTAGaaacaacaaacaacaaaagaaagtCAATACGCTAAAAGGTATTGTGAggtaaaaataagatttagcATAGAGAGGGCTCATATTTTCCTTTCTgctcttcatttttttcaaaggGAAGTAGCATACCACCCAGTATTTCACGGTTAAACAATTTCTTCTCTAAAGGAGCCGCCGGAATGGAATACAGCATTGATcctttttctaattaaatttttggatggCAGGAAATACGTATTGTCTAGATGGTCATTCCATTCTTCAATATATCTTTGTCAACCCGCATAAGTATGTCCCACCACAAGTAATAAACACCTGTCATATAAAATTAGCACAAACTAAATCTAGCAGAAGTTTATTAAGTTATACCGTGACAATGGGAAGTAAAGGACCAAAAATCTCCTCATTCAAGATCAAAGAATCTTCTGGGGCATCCAGTACAATAGTAGGAGCAATCTTTCTGTAaagatggaaaaaattaaataaaataacatggATATTTCATCTAATAATACCGTCATTgctgaaggaccaaaataaTGTGCACCAAGTTTTGAAACTCACAGATTGGCTTTATCCCTTTGACCTCCAAGAACTATCTTGCCAGAAACCTTCTCATCGTCCAGTAACTTAGTTAAGCGGTCAAAATGGTAGGAATTTATAATGCTTGACAAGTCATTTGATTTCACAGGATCCTTTCCGTAGAATTTCTCTAGTTCAGATGAAAGAGCATCCACCTGAGAAGTCAATCAGAATTTGAAGAAacgaaagtaaaatatatgtttgttggCGTATATAATATAGTTCTTCAATCAGATGGGAAGACTTACCAGAGTTGAAGCATATTCTTTTGTAGTTATTGCATAATCAGCCGAAATACAGGTTTGTCCACTGTTGTAACACCACTTGCCTGCGATTAGTCGTCTTGCAGTGACCTTTCCGAAAGCAGAACAGCTTTACATGAGGGCTAATAATAACTAACTTAATAAGTAACAAGAAAGTGTAACATTGCTGGTACTGATCCAACCAAAAATGTTCAGTTAGATACAACTCTGGTAAAGAATATACATACTTTTAGGTTGACATTTGAATCAACCACCACCGGACATTTGCCACCAAGCTCCAAAACCACTGGTGTAAGATGCTTTGCCGCAGCAGCTAATATAATCCGTCCCACCTTGCCACTACCTGTAGAGTTACTTGTTTGACACAGTCTGAGATCTCTTGTTGGTAAAGTTGCTAATATCAATGCCGACATTTAATTTCTTCTGTATGATTCAATATCCGAATTTTAGCACCTCAAATAGCTATAACCTAAGGAACAATAATCTTCatctaaaatattctttcacACAATCAAACAGATTTGAGGGATAGATCCCTCTCTGACCTGCTAACATTCTAATGCAGTCAGCACAGATTACGACCTGATAAACAAGACACGTTTCTCTTGTCCCCATTTGACTTTGCATCAATAAAAACAACCAATGCTTACGCATCGATGATGTGTTCTAGGAGTTAATTGGAACATAAACATGTGAATGATGGGCTTATCATTAcctgtataaaatattttatcccaCTTTTGTTCCAGCAATGCAGTTGTTTCAGGCACAGCACCTTCAACGACTTTCACGGCTGAGGTGTCCATGTACTCCCCAAGAAGTTTCAAAAGCAACGAGGACGTTGCGGGGGCAATTTCTGATGGCTTCAAGACTACAGCATTACCAGCTGCAATAGCTCCAATGACCGGCTCGAGTGATAGCACTTCGGAGGAGAACAGAGTCAGATAGGACAAAAGAGGAGACCAAGAAGAAGCAGTTTCATCAGTATCACAATGGTACAGCATAAACAACCCTCAAACCAACAAGCCACTCAGTTAATCAATTCATAAAGCAAAGGCATAGGACTGGAGCCTGGTTAAATTAtggaaagaaaatgaacacaTGAAGCACACTAGGAAATAGAATTAACATACAAAATGGATAGTTCCAAGTCGATATAACCAACACGACACCCAAAGGTTCCGACACTATTTCAGCTGATGAGGGATAAGTGGCCATTGATGTTTTCACCTGCCACCACGTGAAATTGGCATTGGATAACCTTTTAATCCAACAACCAAGAGATCCATAACATTAAGCTCTGAATTGTTTAAACTTACTTTTTCTGGCATCATCCATCTATGTAATTCCTTCAATGCATACTTGCATACTGATGATACTCCAGAAACCTGCATGATATGTATAgataaagggaaaaagaattgTTAGAAGACAAAGGAGAAGAGACATTCTGTCTCTTGTATTAAGAggtctttttttcttttttccttgaaTTGGGAAAAGGTAGCTAACATAAGAGGTGCTCTATCCAACCACAAAGATAGTTCCAGGGCACAGAAGCGACGCCATAGGCTTTCTCTTTCACGTCTCTTTACAATTGAAATCATGGCTTTTCTCACCTTATTGATTCATGCTGGGTTACATTAAATGCAAAGTTTTTAACATGAAAAGGCACCAGAAAGAAACGATTTTTCGAACCAAAATCTTCAGAAGACTAACTGGATCCTCAACTTACATGTACTGTTACAAACAAAATTGAGCAAactagaaattgaaaattaggTGATAATTTCGAAAGTCCATTGTTAACAGCCCACACACACCAAACTGACTTTAGAAACACATAAATGAAGCCTACAAACGTTCTCATTTTACTATACTGCATCCCCAGATGCAAAAACCAACAATCATATCTCTGAACAGAGAAATAACATTTACCAGCACTTGGCACACATGCAAGAGTGAACACATCCAGAACAGAGCAATGACATCTCCTTTTAGTATGAAGCAACGAATTCACAATTTAGTACAAAATTTGCAACACAGACCAAAGTAGCtggataaagaaaaagagaaacaactTCCACCAACACCATGGTAGGCCCTCAGCTTTCTagcaaatcaaacaaaataaagaaccCCCCAACTCCCAAGAATCTCCATCTTCATTAATGAGGAGAGAGCCTTAAATGCTGGTCACAAAAAGACAAAACCATTTACCATTTACATCAATAAACCACACGCAAATGCAGCTAGAACCCGAAATATGCAGTTCCAAGTTGTGGGCTTTGGAATGTAAGAAAGggcaacaaaataaaaaggcaACAGGGATTACACAATCATTAACCAGCTATCAAGAACCAGAAGCAGACTCTGAAAAACATGAAGTCCCGAGttccaagaaacaaaagaaatccaACCCCACCTCATAAAGAAAAGCTTCAAGTTCTGGTTTCTTGAGGTCAGAGTGAAGAGCTTCCACAATTTCTTTCTCATGGTGCGCAGTTATCTTGAGAATGGCTTTCAACTGAGAAACCCGCCACTCAAAAGTCTTGGTCTTGCCGGTGGCGTATATTGATCTTAGCTCCCCCGCCACCCCTTCCACACCCAGAGCCATGTTTTCGATAAAATCTTGGAGACCCAACTTTTATGTTGCCGATGCTCTCACCACTACCATTCCTTTGGATTTATAACTCTTATCTCCCTCTGCCGTACTTCAAAGGTGCTTGATGCATTTTTGGCTGGTTTTGTGGGCTGGCCGGCtgattattgtttttgttttttttccaaGTATGGATTTATATACACTACGTGCTCCTCCCTGCATGTATTACACTTCCCATTTGAAAGGAGCATTTCagcactattttttttttactcaaattaaataaatatatatttattacataattaattattttttaaaattatatattaaaccctacgataattatattataattgtcaAATAATTGATTCGAGTTCGACCATTATCAATTTGAATTGGAATTTCCCCAcgcccttaactaataaatataatatttttcccccttaaattgattaattggTTACAATTATTCCTCATAccatgaataattatatatatagttctcaatatatttaatattttttcatattaaatcatcaccctaaagaatatatttttcattcaagatataaaatatttcataaatgaagaatttaaattaaaagtaaaataataagttaatatactaaatacacatcaaataaatattttctaatgaCTCGTGTATATTCTTAGAAATAAATTGACAATATGCATAACCAAAAGTTTAac
The window above is part of the Sesamum indicum cultivar Zhongzhi No. 13 linkage group LG2, S_indicum_v1.0, whole genome shotgun sequence genome. Proteins encoded here:
- the LOC105155285 gene encoding aspartic proteinase Asp1, which translates into the protein MHQKMYLRAVVLFLLTWIAAAAYQPQKQLKSAKASGSSVIFPVSGNVYPKGYYHVTINVGQPPKPYFLDIDTGSDLTWLQCDAPCTKCTPAPHSLYKPKRNLIMCQDPLCASLHGPGIHDCHASQEQCDYEVDYADHGSSLGVLVKDSFPLKFTNGSVVAPLLAFGCGYNQEVPDSAHLPYVDGVLGLGIGKSSILAQLRDMGLTRNIVGHCLSGKGGGFLFFGDDFLPKSGIVWKPILSQSKYYSLGPADLQFGGQATNVKGLPIVFDSGSTYTYFSSQAYKGLVSLIKGDLNGKQLKDAVEDRSLPVCWKGAKPFKSIRDVVNYFKPLVLNFTNAKNIHLQLRPESYLIVTEHGNVCLGILDGGEVGLGNINVIGDISLQDRLVIYDNERQQIGWAPANCDRLPNTDGDICLPYAANDGMLEQVWHASFGFWRRQGRK
- the LOC105155301 gene encoding uncharacterized protein LOC105155301, whose protein sequence is MGEHSRSHSQDLFHVLGFGRFCKACKSFLFKCYPEKHFLLFRKSGSKNKHRSTEDDIKTNNYRNRELENRKADDTDDMQEVHDSGRVGVGSPPRSYTRRSCDDHMTRSPQWNPVVLTSTCPSPVSQVPSRGPQPAKASLSRTKSQRNSMEAPSKKPQAAKASLSRTRSQRNSMEAPSAALSRSFSRCTSRPGATPILYSNSNGLLKPPAMEQQLDCTLEELCFGCIKKMKITRDAVTDEGQMVEEDEVLTIKVKPGWTKGTKITFEGMGDEIPGTDPADVIFVVAEKDHPLFRRQDDDLELEVEIPLVGALTGCTLSVPLLGGQTMSLTIDDIVHPGYEKIIAEQGMPKQNEPATRGNLVITFSVKFPEELTEEQRSDAANILHHTC
- the LOC105155310 gene encoding aldehyde dehydrogenase-like, translating into MALGVEGVAGELRSIYATGKTKTFEWRVSQLKAILKITAHHEKEIVEALHSDLKKPELEAFLYEVSGVSSVCKYALKELHRWMMPEKVKTSMATYPSSAEIVSEPLGVVLVISTWNYPFLLSLEPVIGAIAAGNAVVLKPSEIAPATSSLLLKLLGEYMDTSAVKVVEGAVPETTALLEQKWDKIFYTGSGKVGRIILAAAAKHLTPVVLELGGKCPVVVDSNVNLKVTARRLIAGKWCYNSGQTCISADYAITTKEYASTLVDALSSELEKFYGKDPVKSNDLSSIINSYHFDRLTKLLDDEKVSGKIVLGGQRDKANLKIAPTIVLDAPEDSLILNEEIFGPLLPIVTVNKIEDSITLIKAKEKPLAAYLFTNDKKLKEEFIRSVSAGGIAINEIALHALEPTLPFGGVGESGMGSYHGKFSFDAFSHKKSVLQRGFSGDPAARYPPYTPGKLKFLQAMLSGSIIRILRALIGW